A DNA window from Corvus hawaiiensis isolate bCorHaw1 chromosome 11, bCorHaw1.pri.cur, whole genome shotgun sequence contains the following coding sequences:
- the RFT1 gene encoding protein RFT1 homolog isoform X1, which produces MKLRSFPLPAASVFSLHFGCFSLGHGRLVLFRVVTFGLNAFTLRYLSRELIGVVNVRLTLLYSTVVFLAREAFRRACLSGSAKRNWTKTINLLWLTVPLGVFWSVILGLVWLHLLEVPNPSAVPHYQAGVVAFGVSAIVELLGEPFWVLAQAHLFVRLKVVAESLSVVSKCILTVTLVILYPQWGLYIFSLAQLLYVSILVMCYVIYFVMFLGSPEATKKSFPIARVKALLPNFVEDETFVNWKEARLTWSFFKQSFLKQILTEGERYVMTFLNVLNFGDQGVYDIVNNLGSLVARFIFLPIEESFYVFFAKVLERGKTVKDQKQDDVAMAANVLELLLKLVLLIGLTITVFGYAYSQLALDIYGGSMLSSGTGPDLLRCYSLYVLFLAVNGVTECFTFALMCKEEVDRYNFVMLALSFVFLCISYFLTHWYGSVGFILANCFNMGIRIAHSTHYIYDYFKESAHRPLTGLLPSPALLLVYIISAVITAFSEVLFCCDKGWMARLIHISTGALCFVATLVTMFCTETKLIHFVRNQFLSRYLKKGT; this is translated from the exons ATGAAGTTAAGatcctttccccttcctgcaGCGAGCGTGTTTTCCCTCCATTTCGGTTGTTTCTCCTTAGGTCACGGAAGGCTG GTGCTGTTCCGGGTGGTCACCTTCGGGCTGAACGCCTTCACCCTCCGCTATCTCTCCCGGGAGCTCATTGGCGTGGTCAATGTCAG GCTGACTTTGCTGTACTCAACAGTTGTCTTCCTTGCCAGGGAGGCATTTCGCAGAGCTTGTTTGAGTGGAAGTGCAAAGAGAAACTGGACGAAAACAATTAATCTATTGTGGCTGAC AGTTCCTCTTGGTGTCTTTTGGTCTGTTATCTTGGGCTTAGTCTGGCTACACTTGCTCGAAGTACCCAACCCTTCTGCGGTTCCTCATTATCAGGCTGGTGTAGTGGCATTTGGTGTTTCTGCCATTGTTGAACTCCTGGGAGAGCCATTCTGGGTTTTAGCACAAGCTCATTTGTTTGTGAGACTTAAG GTAGTTGCTGAAAGCCTTTCAGTAGtgtcaaaatgcattttgacGGTTACTTTAGTAATCCTTTATCCTCAGTGGGGcctttacattttttccttggCTCAG CTGTTATATGTCAGTATTCTGGTAATGTGctatgtaatttattttgtgaTGTTTTTGGGATCTCCTGAAGCCACAAAGAAATCGTTTCCAATTGCTAGAGTGAAAGCTTTATTGCCTAACTTCGTGGAAGATGAG ACCTTTGTTAACTGGAAGGAAGCACGCTTGACTTGGAGTTTCTTCAAACAATCCTTCTTAAAACAGATTTTGACAGAGG GTGAACGATATGTGATGACCTTTTTGAATGTGTTAAATTTTGGAGATCAGG gtgtATATGATATTGTGAATAACCTTGGTTCACTGGTGGCCAGGTTTATCTTTTTGCCTATCGAGGAGagcttttatgtattttttgctAAAGTGTTGGAAAGAGGGAAGACTGTAAAGGATCAGAAGCAG gatGATGTTGCTATGGCTGCAAATGTATTGGAATTGCTGCTGAAACTTGTGCTCCTGATAGGTCTCACCATCACCGTTTTTGGCTATGCCTATTCTCAGCTGGCTCTGGATATTTATGGAGGCTCAATGCTCAGTTCTGGAACAG GTCCAGATCTCCTCCGGTGTTACTCGTTATATGTCCTGTTTCTTGCTGTCAATGGAGTAACAGAATGTTTCACATTTGCCTTAATGTGCAAAGAAGAAGTGGACAG gtaCAATTTTGTTATGCTGGCCTTGTCTTTCGTATTTCTGTGCATCTCTTATTTCCTGACCCACTGGTATGGCAGTGTGGGCTTTATCCTTGCCAACTGCTTCAACATGGGCATCAGAATAGCTCACAGCACCCACTACATCTATGACTACTTCAAAGAAAGCGCCCACAGACCCCTCACAGGCCTGCTCCcctcaccagctctgctgctggtttaCATCATCAGTGCAGTGATCACTGCTTTCTCAGAG gTGTTGTTCTGCTGTGACAagggctggatggccaggcTGATCCACATCAGCACGGGTGCCCTGTGCTTCGTAGCAACCCTCGTTACAATGTTCTGCACAGAGACCAAACTCATCCACTTTGTTAGGAACCAGTTCCTCTCCCGCTATTTGAAGAAAGGAACATGA
- the RFT1 gene encoding protein RFT1 homolog isoform X2, which produces MAAQDVLGQTARLASSSALLQVLFRVVTFGLNAFTLRYLSRELIGVVNVRLTLLYSTVVFLAREAFRRACLSGSAKRNWTKTINLLWLTVPLGVFWSVILGLVWLHLLEVPNPSAVPHYQAGVVAFGVSAIVELLGEPFWVLAQAHLFVRLKVVAESLSVVSKCILTVTLVILYPQWGLYIFSLAQLLYVSILVMCYVIYFVMFLGSPEATKKSFPIARVKALLPNFVEDETFVNWKEARLTWSFFKQSFLKQILTEGERYVMTFLNVLNFGDQGVYDIVNNLGSLVARFIFLPIEESFYVFFAKVLERGKTVKDQKQDDVAMAANVLELLLKLVLLIGLTITVFGYAYSQLALDIYGGSMLSSGTGPDLLRCYSLYVLFLAVNGVTECFTFALMCKEEVDRYNFVMLALSFVFLCISYFLTHWYGSVGFILANCFNMGIRIAHSTHYIYDYFKESAHRPLTGLLPSPALLLVYIISAVITAFSEVLFCCDKGWMARLIHISTGALCFVATLVTMFCTETKLIHFVRNQFLSRYLKKGT; this is translated from the exons aTGGCGGCGCAGGACGTGCTGGGCCAGACCGCCCGGCTGGCCTCGTCCAGCGCCCTGCTGCAG GTGCTGTTCCGGGTGGTCACCTTCGGGCTGAACGCCTTCACCCTCCGCTATCTCTCCCGGGAGCTCATTGGCGTGGTCAATGTCAG GCTGACTTTGCTGTACTCAACAGTTGTCTTCCTTGCCAGGGAGGCATTTCGCAGAGCTTGTTTGAGTGGAAGTGCAAAGAGAAACTGGACGAAAACAATTAATCTATTGTGGCTGAC AGTTCCTCTTGGTGTCTTTTGGTCTGTTATCTTGGGCTTAGTCTGGCTACACTTGCTCGAAGTACCCAACCCTTCTGCGGTTCCTCATTATCAGGCTGGTGTAGTGGCATTTGGTGTTTCTGCCATTGTTGAACTCCTGGGAGAGCCATTCTGGGTTTTAGCACAAGCTCATTTGTTTGTGAGACTTAAG GTAGTTGCTGAAAGCCTTTCAGTAGtgtcaaaatgcattttgacGGTTACTTTAGTAATCCTTTATCCTCAGTGGGGcctttacattttttccttggCTCAG CTGTTATATGTCAGTATTCTGGTAATGTGctatgtaatttattttgtgaTGTTTTTGGGATCTCCTGAAGCCACAAAGAAATCGTTTCCAATTGCTAGAGTGAAAGCTTTATTGCCTAACTTCGTGGAAGATGAG ACCTTTGTTAACTGGAAGGAAGCACGCTTGACTTGGAGTTTCTTCAAACAATCCTTCTTAAAACAGATTTTGACAGAGG GTGAACGATATGTGATGACCTTTTTGAATGTGTTAAATTTTGGAGATCAGG gtgtATATGATATTGTGAATAACCTTGGTTCACTGGTGGCCAGGTTTATCTTTTTGCCTATCGAGGAGagcttttatgtattttttgctAAAGTGTTGGAAAGAGGGAAGACTGTAAAGGATCAGAAGCAG gatGATGTTGCTATGGCTGCAAATGTATTGGAATTGCTGCTGAAACTTGTGCTCCTGATAGGTCTCACCATCACCGTTTTTGGCTATGCCTATTCTCAGCTGGCTCTGGATATTTATGGAGGCTCAATGCTCAGTTCTGGAACAG GTCCAGATCTCCTCCGGTGTTACTCGTTATATGTCCTGTTTCTTGCTGTCAATGGAGTAACAGAATGTTTCACATTTGCCTTAATGTGCAAAGAAGAAGTGGACAG gtaCAATTTTGTTATGCTGGCCTTGTCTTTCGTATTTCTGTGCATCTCTTATTTCCTGACCCACTGGTATGGCAGTGTGGGCTTTATCCTTGCCAACTGCTTCAACATGGGCATCAGAATAGCTCACAGCACCCACTACATCTATGACTACTTCAAAGAAAGCGCCCACAGACCCCTCACAGGCCTGCTCCcctcaccagctctgctgctggtttaCATCATCAGTGCAGTGATCACTGCTTTCTCAGAG gTGTTGTTCTGCTGTGACAagggctggatggccaggcTGATCCACATCAGCACGGGTGCCCTGTGCTTCGTAGCAACCCTCGTTACAATGTTCTGCACAGAGACCAAACTCATCCACTTTGTTAGGAACCAGTTCCTCTCCCGCTATTTGAAGAAAGGAACATGA